A part of Planococcus sp. MB-3u-03 genomic DNA contains:
- the rnmV gene encoding ribonuclease M5 yields the protein MKIQEVIVVEGKDDTVAIKRAVGADTIETNGSAISNETLRRIMHAQEKRGVIVFTDPDYPGRRIRAIIEEHVPHAKHAFLAKEKTIAKNGKGLGIEHASDEDIRQALEAVYTPLTAERPVEITLEDLIDARLIAHPSAKARRTELGEALNIGYTNGKQLHKRLHVFGITKQQFIDAVQALTQEDRT from the coding sequence ATGAAGATACAAGAAGTGATTGTAGTCGAAGGAAAAGATGATACAGTGGCGATTAAGCGGGCTGTGGGCGCCGATACGATCGAAACGAACGGTTCCGCCATCTCAAACGAGACTTTGCGACGGATTATGCATGCCCAGGAGAAGCGGGGCGTCATCGTTTTCACCGATCCCGATTATCCGGGCAGGCGGATTCGTGCTATTATTGAAGAACACGTGCCGCATGCCAAGCACGCCTTTTTGGCGAAAGAAAAGACCATCGCCAAAAATGGCAAAGGGCTTGGCATTGAACATGCCAGTGATGAAGACATCCGTCAAGCGCTCGAAGCGGTCTATACGCCGCTGACGGCAGAGCGGCCGGTGGAGATCACCTTAGAGGATTTGATCGACGCACGGCTCATCGCCCATCCGTCCGCGAAAGCCCGCAGGACCGAGCTTGGGGAAGCGCTCAACATCGGCTATACGAACGGCAAGCAGCTGCACAAGCGCCTGCATGTGTTCGGCATCACCAAACAGCAGTTTATCGACGCAGTGCAAGCGTTAACCCAGGAGGACAGAACATGA